Part of the Meiothermus sp. QL-1 genome is shown below.
AAGCTGGCCGTGGTGGGCAAGTGGATGGCAGGCTGGGCCGTCTTCTGGGGTTTTCTGTACGGCGAATTCTTCGGAACCTTCCTGGAAAAGCTGCGCTTGCCCGGTGTTTTCGGTCTCAAGGATGGCTGGCGGGTGTTCTACCCCACCGGCCCCGCATACGACCCGGAGAAGTACTACGGGCTTTTCCCTATTCTCATCAACCGCCTGGACTTTTCCCAAACGGCAAGCGGGCTCATGGTCTTCGCCATCGCCTTCGGCGTGATCCAGGTGCTCTACGCCTTTTTCCTGCGCATGCGTCTGGGGCTTCAGCATGGCCACATGAAGCATTTCTGGGAGGGGTTTGGCTACCTTTCGGGCCTGGTGGGGCTGGTGGCTTTCGCCTACAACTTCCTCACCCAGGCCAACAGCCCGCTTCTCAACGGTGTATTCGCGGTAGGCATGGCGCTTTTCCTGGTGGGGGTTTTCTTTTCCCGCGAGCTATTGATGATCGCTGAGTTGCCAGGCAAAGGCGGGCAGATTTTGAGTTACATCCGTCTTTATGCGGTGGGCGTGGCAGGAGGTGTGCTGGCCAGCCTAGCCAACCAGGTTGGCTTCAGCCTGGCCGAACGTTTCGGGTTTGTCGGCGGTGTGTTCGGCTTCCTGGTAGGGTTGGTGCTCATCGCCGCCATCATCATCATCACAACGCTGGGTCACGTGATTCAGCCCATCCGTCTTCTTTGGATTGAGTTCTCCACCAACTTTGGCTTTTTCGAGGAAAGCGGCCGTCCTTACAAACCCTTCAAGTCGGTAAAGTCCTAGGTCTTGGTCCAAAGTGTGCTTTATGGCACTTGGAATAAGGAGAGGAACCATGAAGAACGCCAAGCTGTTCAAGGCTGCTTTGATTGTCGCTGTGGTGGTAATGGCTACCCTTGCTTTCGCTGCCGAGGAAGGGGCTACGGTCGCTTCTTTGGCCCCCATTGGCAAGGGGCTGGCAATCGGTCTGGGTCTTTTGGGTACCGGTATGGCCCAAAGCGCCATTGGGGCGGCCGCGGTGGGCGCGGTGGCCGAGGATCGCCGCAACTTTGGTACAGCCCTGATCTTCTTCCTGATCCCTGAAACCCTTGCCATCTTCGGTCTGGCCTTCTCGTTCCTTATCAACTGAAGCCGCCGTGCTTGGCGGGGAGGCCGAATGTCGAAGCTAGAGGATATCTTGCAGAATGAGGTGGCGGCCGAGATTGCGGCCATTGCCGCCGAGGCTGAGGCCAAGGCCAAGGCCATCCTCGAGGCCGCCCAAGCCCAGGCCGAGGCCTTGAAGGCCAACCGGCAGCGGGCCCTCGAGGCCGAGCACGCCGCGGCCTTGCGCCGGGCCGAGAGCGCGGCCGAGCTTCTGGTGAACCAGTCGCGCATCGCGGCCCGGGGCAGGGTGGTGGAGGAGGTGCGGGCCCAGGCCCTGCGCGCCTTGGAGGAGCTCACGGGCCAGCCCCAGTTTGGCGAGGTGTTAGTAAAGCTCGCCGAGGAGGCGCTGTCCGGCATGGGGGGAGCCGAGGCCGTGGTGGTGAACCCGGCCCACGCCCCCCTGCTGGCCGAATGGGCCCAGAGCAAGGGCCTGGAGCTCCGCACCGACCCGGCCATTCGCAATGGGGTGCGCCTGGTGGCTGCAGGGGGCAGGGCCTTCGTGGAGAACGCCCTGAGCGAGCGGCTCGAGCGGGCCTGGGACGCCCTTTCAGCCAAGGCTGTGCGGGCCATCTGGGGGTAGCCGTGTCGCGCGGCGCCTTTGCCTACCTCAACGCCCGCCTGCGCGCCCGGCGAAGCCAGATGCTGCCGGAGTCGTTTTTCCAGCAGGCCCTGGGGCTTTCCTTTCCTGACTTCGTGCGCCTGTTGGGAGAGACGGTCTACGGCCCCGACCTGGTGGGGGAGGGCCTGGAGGATGTGGACCGGGCGGTGGCCCGCCACCTGGCCCGGACCGTGGGCGACCTCCCTACTTTGGTCAGCGGGGAGCTGCGGGAGCTGGTGCGCCTGCCGCTTTTGCGGGCAGACCTTTTGAACCTGAAGTCCATCCTGCGGGCCAAGCACACCGGCAGGCCGGCTGAGGAGGTGCGGGGGAGCCTGGTGGGGGGGACCCTGCCGGAGACCCTGCTCAACGCTATGTTGCAGGCCCCCGATGCGCAGAGCGTGGCCCAGCTCCTCCAGCTACCCGGCCACCCCCTGGCGCGGGCCCTGCGCCAGGCTTTGGTGGGGAACCCGAGCCCCCTCGAGCTGGAGGTTGCCCTCGAGCGGGAGTTCTTCCGCCTTTGCTTTGAGAAGGCCAAGAGGCTCAGGCAGGGACGGGTGGCCGCTTACTACGCCCTGGAGGCGGATGTGACCAACCTGGCCACCGCGTTCAAGCTCCAGGCCTTGGGGGTATCCCAGCCCAGCGCGGAGGAGTACTTCATTCCTGGAGGTAAGCACCTCACCCGCGCCGTCTTTGAACGCATAGCTGCGGGCGACCTGGCTGCTATGGAGGCCCTGAACGGTACCCCCCTGGCCCCTTTGGTAGGGGTGCGCACCCTGGGCGAGCTCGAGCGGGAATCCCGCAAGATTCTGCTGGAAAAGGCCGCGGCAGGGTCTACGGATAGCCTGGGAGGAGGATTGGCCTTGGACTACATCCTGCGCAAGCAGTGGGAGGCCAGCCGGGTGCGTCTGCTGGCCCGGCGGGCCTACTTCAACCTGCCGGCCGAGGCGGTAGCCAGGGAGGTGGCATGAGAATAGGCGTG
Proteins encoded:
- a CDS encoding F0F1 ATP synthase subunit C, which codes for MKNAKLFKAALIVAVVVMATLAFAAEEGATVASLAPIGKGLAIGLGLLGTGMAQSAIGAAAVGAVAEDRRNFGTALIFFLIPETLAIFGLAFSFLIN
- a CDS encoding V-type ATP synthase subunit E, whose protein sequence is MSKLEDILQNEVAAEIAAIAAEAEAKAKAILEAAQAQAEALKANRQRALEAEHAAALRRAESAAELLVNQSRIAARGRVVEEVRAQALRALEELTGQPQFGEVLVKLAEEALSGMGGAEAVVVNPAHAPLLAEWAQSKGLELRTDPAIRNGVRLVAAGGRAFVENALSERLERAWDALSAKAVRAIWG
- a CDS encoding V-type ATPase subunit, which gives rise to MSRGAFAYLNARLRARRSQMLPESFFQQALGLSFPDFVRLLGETVYGPDLVGEGLEDVDRAVARHLARTVGDLPTLVSGELRELVRLPLLRADLLNLKSILRAKHTGRPAEEVRGSLVGGTLPETLLNAMLQAPDAQSVAQLLQLPGHPLARALRQALVGNPSPLELEVALEREFFRLCFEKAKRLRQGRVAAYYALEADVTNLATAFKLQALGVSQPSAEEYFIPGGKHLTRAVFERIAAGDLAAMEALNGTPLAPLVGVRTLGELERESRKILLEKAAAGSTDSLGGGLALDYILRKQWEASRVRLLARRAYFNLPAEAVAREVA